Proteins from one Acropora muricata isolate sample 2 chromosome 9, ASM3666990v1, whole genome shotgun sequence genomic window:
- the LOC136928329 gene encoding NFX1-type zinc finger-containing protein 1-like, with amino-acid sequence MTKKKQKKRWRDSFDKYEKDLENQKESEEKKGKGGDREETPLQTAEEETQGACGAVANEKAEGKRKGRYEKLMEAKRPKRPGRREVPTDSEGTTKKKTPLMTGTSGTQKDNQHASDARGNINKPRQVEKRRGREASLERDRGQKAPPNGGGKPSDRRNQEQSVRRSDSMNSWSQQNTEGTSHRPSPGDDSPLDLKVLKTKDASEVVQELNEKIAQLNIIIRSEQQQHNSDEFISDLICTLARACRVPQREKTANILATLKGSSLLRTKIPHLLDCFQQKSNHDLGEELIECLISLFTTYLTHLPSSYADLPYDQLKRALDHSGNEKLKKDLDSFKQDRDCIIKGERRKRYINRAGEKPPKDFRNIPIYPTSQEIATREKPFLRTNIIKGRYENSEHYLDVQFRLLREDFLGPLREGIQELIENIPRQKRNQLGMRNYRGVQILKKQFRTFGIVHHVQIDVSGMRNSKWIHTRFVYGSFLCLSRDNFETMLFATVVERDEEKLKEGQIGIQFTDGQDILGIENRSCDYQMVESPAYFEAYRHVLKGLQELDDSTLPFKKYLVECNKEVDRPKYLRRDDSQQPVCYDLSKALNLPSNSKTTAVSILQPEEWPPLKALPLNSSQLEALRTAITTEFCVIQGPPGTGKTYVGTLIVRCLLENRNIWDPQHNSLMLMVCYTNHALDQFLEKVLEFLPSREIIRVGARSKSEKLERCNLKQFTGRSQRLIYKQRDIINRMRKHNREIEDGNKKLAEVRSRAQLLEFDDLEELMNSIHADSFYDAIFPHFVADKSRSPENTFRLWLNNDKFLNSRNKSVQGEVNSEKEQCPDAANGESGQSVDGEILNDSDTDEVVHDFSFHGKDQDGKDPEEENGDHDGEWHLVGSKRKHPGKRNEKTKGSSRPKGFKGDRDIRKSSKGKKELNGDISTLKKDLQGKEMMATADMTQFRNIWDLQQSDRLRLYLCWVENYCEHCKVEVHRSEQEYQQLCIEWEQVRFEQEEEIIRRATMVGMTTTGAARYHMVLQNISPKVVVIEEAAEVMEAHILTSLTHRTEHTILIGDHKQLRPKAAVYELARTHNLEVSLFERMVINNMDCKRLSVQHRMRPEIAALTKQIYDHEIIDHESVKDFENISGVCCNLFFIEHNHPERMVSGLQSYANDHEAEFMVALCRYLLCQGYKQSQITVLTMYIGQVLLLKECMPRDTFSELKICAVDNFQGEENDIILLSLVRSNKENSIGFLAESNRICVALSRARKGLYCIGNFSLLKRKSDLWKEICNHLETTNAIADSLQLVCKRHNNVTFVRRAGDFNRSGGCNMPCGFRLECGHACVQQCHVSEHRWSLCFKSCPRKCPQGHPCSEKCHYPRNCLPCSYPVTKIVPKCNHEQEIPCSSDPERFPCGIKCEKILPCGHRCANKCGENCSQNCQVKVTKTLPCGHEKKLQCFQDPATFKDCQKVCDKILACEHPCSKKCSEQCRCEIEITITLPCDHTRRVLCRKKNEPIKCDKKCERKLECGHNCKGLCHEDCKLKQCNFEVCKELPCGHQQTLPCYQKAETVFCYAPCPRQLECGHKCPSVCGQLCQEVQCKETCPRKCMQGHSCKKICHEGSPCGNCVEMVDMAIPSCGHTIKKPCYFDPSSEVCKQPCDRVRVCGHPCKEICSENCETRPCMVRVLSTLPCNHLGTLACHENPDEAICNKIVEVPLPCEHKVSVQCSVATNGLPRVLCQVQTEKELPCKHKLMMPCFKNPKECICNEEVSIELPCGHKTSIPCIDATAELPRQICTVKEERTLPCGHKATLSCDKKTEEYCCDQKVQVTLTCGHKKDITCGTALKEHQSGICDTLVKRKLQCGHEHIVPCSLEVAKIRCKDPCERRLPCGHPCTKKCGEVCTQKCTANVLKDLNCGYHKISCHCSDDVSKLPCSEKCLKQLKCGHLCPGKCGEDCSRYRCEKMVKKNLSCPGNHSQEMACCKDPRLVKCQKRCQKDLDCGHRCPGNCTQPCENLVCQKEIQKTHACGHHGKVKCFQFKTATCGAPCERRKTCGHVCRGICGNPCSNYPCKYAVTKTLPCNHEKTMPCSSSTDEVKCHGQCLEQLACGHRCPGKCTECRERGSHELCQSQCNRKLVCTHHCRAKCGMPCPPCSRKCGSRCPHVKCSNSCSELCNPCNRPCKWNCKHYQCTRTCAEECDRPRCDAPCPKKLPCSHPCIGLCGEDCPTLCAICQPEKLLSVAGYGEPTSTETTRYIQLRNCHHIFTVEEMDAVMQEDLGGDVQLKRCPKCSTPITFSFRYGNQVKNALKNMENVKNEMSKLENETEKLARNLYRRLRHCPSGIATRGRDLLMMKSSNLDIPSLFTFKNHLIILNESEKAQRSLKEVSVPASLDVHPQMKRVLKTIADELEYITSSVESFHPDLTSLGEVYDCTRKYGLFASLLKLHNEATKHAKTLSTKTKGLLKKATNDLILFLEGKDEALVIKELDNLAATLRREMGLELHSIEKPAELQSFPGFAKGAWKLCEHHEVYFTRKVWRNGQEEIESSKRCAQCAA; translated from the exons TTCCTACTGATAGTGAGGggacaacaaaaaagaaaaccccATTAATGACGGGGACGAGTGGAACACAAAAGGATAACCAACATGCAAGTGATGCACGAG GAAATATCAACAAACCTAGACAAGTCGAGAAAAGGAGAGGGCGTGAAGCATCACTCGAGCGCGACAGAGGTCAAAAGGCGCCACCCAATGGTGGAGGGAAACCATCAG ATAGAAGAAACCAAGAACAAAGTGTACGAAGATCTGATTCTATGAATTCATGGTCACAACAAAACACAGAGGGAACTTCCCACAGGCCTTCCCCGGGAGACGATTCCCCTTTGGACCTTAAGGTCTTGAAAACGAAGGATGCTAGCGAAGTTGTCCAAGAGCTGAATGAGAAGATAGCACAATTGAATATAATTATTCGATCTGAGCAGCAACAGCACAACAGCGATGAGTTCATCTCCGATTTAATTTGTACCTTAGCCCGAGCCTGTAGAGTTCCACAAAGGGAGAAGACGGCAAACATTCTTGCCACACTGAAAGGATCGTCATTGCTGAGAACGAAAATTCCCCATTTACTTGACTGTTTTCAACAAAAAAGTAACCACGACCTGGGGGAGGAGCTTATTGAATGTCTCATCTCTTTATTTACGACGTATTTGACGCACTTGCCCAGCTCATATGCTGACCTTCCTTACGATCAGCTGAAAAGAGCATTGGATCATTCCGGAAACGAAAAGTTGAAAAAAGATTTAGATTCTTTCAAGCAAGACAGGGATTGCATTATCAAGGGTGAAAGGCGAAAACGTTACATCAACAGAGCAGGAGAAAAGCCACCAAAAGACTTCAGGAACATTCCGATCTATCCAACAAGCCAGGAGATCGCAACTCGAGAGAAGCCTTTCTTAAGAACCAATATTATAAAGGGACGATACGAGAATTCAGAGCACTATCTCGATGTACAGTTTCGTTTGCTTCGAGAAGATTTTCTTGGACCCCTAAGGGAAGGCATCCAAGAACTAATCGAAAACATACCAAGACAAAAACGAAATCAGCTCGGTATGAGGAATTACCGCGGCGTACAAATCTTGAAAAAACAGTTTCGGACATTTGGAATAGTCCATCACGTGCAGATTGATGTTTCTGGGATGCGCAATAGTAAATGGATTCATACACGATTCGTGTACGGTTCATTTCTTTGCCTCTCGCGAGACAACTTTGAAACTATGCTTTTCGCAACGGTTGTTGAACGAGATGAAGAGAAACTGAAGGAAGGTCAAATTGGGATTCAATTCACCGACGGCCAAGACATATTGGGGATCGAGAACCGAAGCTGCGATTACCAAATGGTTGAGTCACCTGCTTATTTTGAAGCCTATCGTCATGTCCTTAAAGGGTTACAGGAACTGGATGATTCAACTTTGCCATTTAAAAAGTACCTCGTCGAGTGTAATAAAGAAGTCGATCGACCAAAATACCTAAGACGTGATGACTCTCAACAACCAGTCTGTTACGATCTCAGCAAGGCCCTTAATCTTCCCTCTAATTCTAAAACCACTGCAGTATCTATTTTGCAGCCTGAAGAATGGCCTCCACTTAAGGCGCTGCCTCTTAACAGTTCCCAACTGGAAGCTCTGAGAACAGCAATCACAACTGAATTCTGTGTCATCCAGGGCCCTCCAGGAACGGGTAAAACCTATGTTGGAACCCTAATTGTACGATGCTTACTTGAAAACCGTAATATTTGGGATCCTCAACATAACTCACTAATGCTGATGGTCTGTTACACAAACCACGCGCTTGATCAGTTTTTGGAAAAGGTTCTAGAATTTCTTCCAAGTCGAGAAATAATCCGCGTTGGAGCAAGGAGCAAAAGCGAGAAATTAGAACGTTGCAATTTGAAGCAGTTTACTGGGAGAAGCCAGAGACTGATTTACAAGCAGCGTGACATAATAAATCGAATGAGGAAACACAACAGAGAGATAGAAGACGGAAATAAAAAGCTCGCAGAAGTACGCTCTCGAGCCCAGCTTTTGGAATTCGACGATTTAGAAGAACTGATGAACTCTATACACGCAGACTCATTCTATGATGCCATATTTCCCCATTTCGTGGCAGACAAGAGCCGGAGCCCGGAGAACACCTTCAGATTGTGGCTAAACAATGATAAATTTCTAAACTCCCGCAATAAAAGTGTGCAAGGCGAAGTAAACAGCGAAAAGGAACAATGTCCGGACGCAGCAAATGGTGAGAGTGGACAGAGTGTCGATGGGGAGATTCTGAATGATAGTGATACAGATGAAGTTGTTCATGACTTTTCTTTTCACGGAAAAGACCAAGACGGAAAAGACCCAGAAGAAGAAAACGGAGACCATGATGGAGAGTGGCATCTTGTTGGGAGCAAGAGGAAACACCCCggaaaaagaaatgagaaaacaaaaggttCTTCACGACCCAAGGGCTTTAAAGGAGACAGGGATATCAGAAAGTCATCAAAAGGGAAGAAAGAGCTTAATGGTGATATCTCTACTTTGAAAAAGGATCTACAAGGTAAAGAAATGATGGCAACTGCAGATATGACGCAATTCCGCAATATTTGGGACTTGCAACAATCTGATAGGCTGCGTTTGTATCTTTGCTGGGTTGAGAACTACTGTGAGCATTGCAAAGTTGAAGTGCACAGGAGTGAGCAAGAATATCAGCAGCTCTGCATAGAGTGGGAACAAGTAAGATTTGAACAAGAGGAGGAGATCATTCGTCGCGCAACTATGGTTGGAATGACAACAACAGGAGCAGCGAGATACCATATGGTACTTCAAAACATCTCTCCAAAAGTCGTTGTCATCGAAGAAGCCGCTGAAGTGATGGAAGCCCATATCCTTACTTCTCTTACACATAGGACAGAGCATACTATCCTCATTGGAGACCACAAACAACTTCGCCCCAAAGCTGCTGTCTACGAGTTAGCACGAACGCATAACCTAGAGGTCTCTCTATTTGAGCGGATGGTGATAAACAACATGGATTGCAAACGCCTATCAGTACAACACAGAATGCGCCCTGAAATAGCCGCACTGACAAAGCAAATCTATGACCACGAGATTATTGACCATGAATCAgtgaaagattttgaaaatatATCTGGGGTCTGCTGCAATTTGTTCTTTATTGAACACAACCACCCGGAGAGGATGGTGAGCGGTTTACAGAGCTATGCGAACGATCATGAGGCAGAGTTTATGGTGGCACTTTGCAGATACCTCTTATGTCAAGGATACAAACAAAGCCAAATCACAGTTCTAACTATGTACATTGGCCAGGTGCTTCTTCTTAAAGAATGCATGCCTCGGGATACTTTTAGTGAACTAAAGATTTGTGCAGTTGACAACTTCCAAGGTGAAGAGAACGATATTATTCTTCTTTCACTAGTAAGAAGCAACAAAGAGAATAGCATTGGTTTCCTAGCGGAATCTAACAGAATATGTGTTGCACTATCCCGCGCTCGCAAAGGGCTTTATTGCATTGGAAACTTCAGCTTACTCAAAAGGAAGTCCGACTTGtggaaagaaatttgcaatCATTTGGAGACAACGAACGCCATCGCTGATAGTCTGCAACTTGTTTGTAAAAGGCACAACAACGTCACTTTTGTAAGAAGAGCAGGTGACTTTAACCGATCAGGAGGATGCAATATGCCTTGTGGATTCAGGCTTGAATGTGGCCATGCCTGTGTCCAGCAGTGCCACGTATCAGAGCACCGGTGGTCTCTGTGCTTTAAATCATGTCCTCGTAAATGCCCTCAGGGACACCCATGCTCTGAAAAGTGTCATTATCCCAGAAATTGTCTCCCGTGTTCCTACCCAGTGACAAAAATAGTCCCAAAGTGCAATCACGAACAAGAAATTCCATGTAGCAGCGATCCCGAAAGGTTTCCATGTGGtataaaatgtgaaaaaatacTGCCTTGTGGCCATCGATGTGCAAACAAGTGCGGGGAAAACTGCTCTCAAAACTGCCAAGTTAAAGTCACAAAGACCCTTCCATGTGGCCATGAAAAAAAGCTTCAGTGCTTTCAGGATCCTGCGACGTTCAAAGACTGCCAGAAAGTTTGCGACAAAATTCTTGCTTGTGAACATCCGTGTTCAAAGAAATGCAGCGAACAATGTCGGTGTGAAATAGAAATTACCATTACACTTCCATGTGATCACACAAGACGAGTCTTGTGTCGAAAAAAGAACGAGCCTATCAAGTGTGACAAGAAGTGCGAACGAAAATTGGAATGTGGCCACAATTGCAAAGGACTTTGCCATGAGGACTGCAAACTGAAGCAATGCAACTTTGAGGTATGCAAGGAACTTCCATGTGGTCACCAGCAAACTCTTCCATGTTACCAAAAGGCAGAAACTGTTTTTTGTTATGCACCTTGTCCAAGACAACTAGAGTGCGGTCACAAATGCCCTTCCGTTTGCGGCCAACTGTGCCAAGAGGTTCAGTGCAAGGAAACGTGCCCTAGGAAATGTATGCAAGGTCATTCATGCAAAAAAATTTGTCACGAGGGCTCGCCGTGCGGTAATTGTGTAGAAATGGTCGATATGGCAATTCCTTCCTGTGGACACACCATTAAAAAGCCTTGTTATTTTGACCCATCTTCAGAAGTGTGTAAACAGCCATGTGATAGAGTAAGGGTCTGTGGGCACCCTTGTAAGGAAATCTGCAGCGAGAACTGTGAAACAAGGCCTTGCATGGTACGTGTACTAAGTACTTTGCCATGTAATCATTTGGGGACCTTGGCTTGTCATGAAAATCCTGATGAGGCAATTTGCAATAAAATAGTTGAAGTCCCACTACCATGCGAACACAAAGTATCCGTTCAATGTTCTGTCGCCACAAATGGATTGCCAAGAGTTTTATGCCAGGTACAGACAGAGAAAGAATTGCCCTGCAAGCACAAACTCATGATGCCATGCTTTAAGAATCCCAAAGAATGTATCTGCAACGAGGAAGTCAGCATTGAACTTCCATGTGGCCATAAGACGTCCATTCCCTGTATTGATGCAACAGCGGAATTACCAAGGCAAATTTGCACAGTAAAAGAGGAACGAACATTACCATGTGGTCACAAGGCAACCCTTTCCTGTGACAAGAAAACAGAGGAATACTGTTGCGATCAGAAGGTTCAAGTTACACTTACCTGTGGACACAAAAAGGATATCACGTGCGGCACAGCATTAAAGGAGCATCAAAGTGGGATTTGTGACACACTTGTGAAGCGTAAGTTACAATGCGGTCATGAACATATAGTACCGTGCTCGTTGGAAGTTGCTAAAATACGTTGTAAGGATCCTTGCGAACGCCGTCTTCCATGCGGACACCCATGTACCAAGAAATGTGGTGAAGTGTGCACACAAAAGTGTACGGCAAACGTTCTGAAGGACCTGAACTGTGGATATCACAAGATAAGCTGCCATTGTAGCGATGACGTCTCAAAGTTACCATGTtctgaaaaatgcttgaaacagCTCAAGTGCGGTCACCTATGTCCAGGTAAATGCGGCGAAGATTGCAGTCGGTACAGGTGTGAGAAAATGGTCAAGAAGAATCTAAGTTGTCCAGGAAATCATTCGCAAGAAATGGCTTGTTGTAAGGATCCTAGACTTGTGAAATGTCAAAAACGTTGTCAGAAGGATCTTGATTGTGGTCACAGATGTCCAGGAAATTGTACCCAGCCGTGTGAAAATTTGGTATGCCAGAAGGAGATACAGAAAACCCATGCTTGTGGGCACCATGGAAAAGTTAAGTGCTTTCAATTCAAAACCGCCACCTGCGGGGCTCCTTGTGAACGTCGAAAGACATGTGGGCATGTCTGTCGGGGTATTTGTGGAAATCCCTGTTCAAATTATCCCTGTAAATACGCTGTAACCAAGACCCTCCCTTGCAATCACGAGAAAACAATGCCCTGTAGCAGTTCAACAGATGAAGTTAAATGCCACGGCCAGTGCCTGGAGCAACTGGCTTGTGGCCACCGATGTCCTGGAAAGTGTACTGAATGCCGTGAAAGGGGCTCTCATGAATTATGTCAGAGTCAATGCAATCGAAAGCTAGTCTGTACACATCACTGCAGAGCAAAATGTGGTATGCCGTGTCCCCCTTGCAGCAGAAAATGCGGCAGTCGCTGCCCTCATGTTAAATGCTCTAACAGCTGTTCAGAGTTATGCAATCCGTGCAACAGACCATGCAAATGGAATTGCAAGCATTATCAATGCACAAGGACATGTGCGGAGGAATGCGACCGCCCTCGTTGTGATGCACCCTGCCCTAAGAAGCTACCGTGTAGCCACCCATGCATTGGCTTATGCGGGGAAGACTGCCCCACTTTGTGTGCTATTTGCCAACCTGAAAAACTTTTATCTGTGGCAGGCTATGGAGAACCCACATCAACAGAGACTACAAGATATATTCAGCTGCGTAATTGCCATCACATTTTCACTGTTGAAGAAATGGATGCAGTGATGCAGGAAGACCTGGGAGGCGATGTTCAACTCAAGCGCTGTCCAAAGTGCTCAACACCAATAACATTCAGCTTTCGATATGGAAACCAAGTCAAAAATGCGTTAAAGAACAtggaaaatgtgaaaaatgaaatgagcaagcttgaaaatgaaactgaaaagttaGCCAGAAATCTTTATCGTAGACTTCGCCATTGCCCTTCGGGTATCGCCACCAGAGGGCGAGATCTCTTGATGATGAAATCAAGTAATTTGGATATTCCCTCACTATTCACATTCAAGAATCATTTAATAATCTTAAACGAATCAGAAAAAGCACAGCGCAGTTTGAAAGAAGTTAGCGTTCCAGCCAGCCTGGACGTACATCCACAGATGAAAAGGGTGTTGAAAACCATCGCGGATGAACTCGAATATATCACTAGCTCCGTTGAGAGTTTCCATCCAGATTTGACATCTCTTGGTGAAGTGTATGATTGCACAAGAAAGTATGGACTCTTTGCTTCACTTTTGAAGCTCCATAATGAGGCCACTAAGCACGCTAAAACATTGTCTACCAAGACCAAAGGTCTTTTGAAGAAGGCAACCAATGATCTCATACTGTTTCTTGAAGGAAAGGATGAGGCTCTGGTCATTAAGGAACTTGATAACCTTGCTGCGACGTTGAGAAGGGAAATGGGCCTAGAGCTCCATTCAATCGAGAAACCTGCAGAATTACAGAGCTTTCCAGGCTTTGCAAAAGGTGCGTGGAAACTTTGCGAACATCACGAAGTGTACTTTACCAGAAAGGTTTGGCGCAATGGACAGGAAGAAATCGAATCAAGCAAGAGGTGTGCGCAGTGCGCTGCTTGA